Below is a window of Virgibacillus sp. NKC19-3 DNA.
CTCGCTCATCACCACAGTCATATAACATCTGGAATGTTTCCATCATATTGCTGTCATAATCATCATTTGGTTTATCGTGATGGTAAGGCATAATTGGTACATGGGCCCGCCAAAATGAATGGAAGCTTGCATCATGCAAATTCTCCAGCTTGGAACGTAATAAGCTGACCTCATCATCTGTTGCGTGAATGACAAATTCCTCATTGTTATCATATTTAATTTGAGAAATTTCTCCAGATCCGATATTTACGTAATACTTTTTCTTTTCCAACACTGCACACCTCCTAAGCTTAATTTGCCTAAAAAGTATAAAAAGCATGCATGAAAATTCGTTTAAAAAAGAGGCTGGGACAAAAGTATTTTTAACAAATAAAATCCGAACATACATCGCTTCGGAAATATACTTCGCGCACCTTAGGGCGGCTGGTGATCCCCCTTGTGCTCGTCGTATTGCAAGCGACTTCGAGGGGAAGCACTCCTCGCAAAAAAGATTGCTATCGCACTTCGGTGTCTCACCTATGCCTTTTCTCCCGCTGGAGTCTCCGCATATTTCCTACGCTAAGTTTGATAATGTTCGTCTTTTTAATGAAACACGTTTGTTTTGTCCCAACCTCAAATCTCATTAGGAAGTTATTGCTGTTTGTTGATTTTGGTTGGCAA
It encodes the following:
- a CDS encoding hydrolase — encoded protein: MLEKKKYYVNIGSGEISQIKYDNNEEFVIHATDDEVSLLRSKLENLHDASFHSFWRAHVPIMPYHHDKPNDDYDSNMMETFQMLYDCGDERAKSHIKEMGILRDNHI